The genomic window CCGAAGAGATCGAGGCCGGCCTGGTTGATCTCGAGGACCTCGCCCCCCGCCCCCACGATGCCGATCGCATCGCGGGACTCGGCGAAGACCGTCCGGTGCCTCTGCTCGGTCTCCCTCAACCGCTCCTCCGCCTGCGCCTGCTCCGCCACCCGGCCGATCTCGATGCCCGCATGGAGCAGCGCCTCCAGGAACGTCTCGTCCGGGGCATCCGCGCGCTGGTCCCACAGCGCGCCTGGTAGGGCCTGCACCGCCGCTGCTGTGCCGCACTCGTGGCTCATTCCTGATCTCCTCGGTCGAGGCTTTCGATGGCCCTCGTCGTGACGGCGTCGAGGCGCTCCAGGTCGAGAGGCTTGTGCGCGTAGTGAACGATCCCAACCCTGCGGGCCTCGACTTCGAGCGCCGGCCGCCGGTCGCTCGTCGTCACGACCATGGCCAGCTCCGGGTCCAGCGCCCTGAGACGCCGGGCCAGCTCCACTCCCGCCATGCCCCTGACGGTCAGGTCGATGATGGCCAGGCTTGGCTTCCTGAGGCTCGCCAGCCGCAAGGCCTCCTGGCCGGAGGTGGTGGCATGGGCCGGCAGCCCTTGCTCCTGGAAGCGGCGGGCCAGGGAGTCAGCGGCGGATTCGTCCCGGTCGACTACCAGGACCCAGTGAAGATGATCTCGCGGTGCCCCGGAGCGCTGAAGCATACCGACTCCAGCCTCTGCAGGTCTCTTGCCAGGAAAGAATTCGAGGAGAAGACTGAAGATTCAGGGGCTTGGAGAGAGCCTTACCCCCGGCGGCGATGCCAGCATG from Candidatus Rokuibacteriota bacterium includes these protein-coding regions:
- a CDS encoding response regulator, yielding MLQRSGAPRDHLHWVLVVDRDESAADSLARRFQEQGLPAHATTSGQEALRLASLRKPSLAIIDLTVRGMAGVELARRLRALDPELAMVVTTSDRRPALEVEARRVGIVHYAHKPLDLERLDAVTTRAIESLDRGDQE